The Kineosporia corallincola region AACGGGTAGATCAGCGGCAGGTTGCCCAGCGCGGCGTCGGGGGCACAGGACGCCGACAGCGCGAGCGTCTTGCCCGGCGTCCATTCCAGGGTGCCGTGCTTGCCCAGGTGCACCACCGCGTCGGCGCCGAAACCGCCTTCCGCCACGGCCAGATTCAGCCAGTGGTAGGCCGCCAGGTAGTGGTGCGACGGCGGCATCTCCGGGTCGTGGTAGATGGCGACCGGGTTGTCGCCGAAACCGCGCGGCGGCTGGAGCAGCAGCACCACGTTGCCGGCGACGATCGCGGCCAGCACGATGTCGCCGTCCGGGTCGCCGCTGGAGTTCTCGCCGCCCGGCGGGTCGACGAACATCTCGCCCGGCGCCTCGCCCCAGGACTCGACCACCGCGGCCCGGAGATCCTCGGGCAGGGACGAGAAGAACCGCCGGTACACCGCGGCCGGGATCCGGACCGGGTTGCGCGCCAGGTCTTCTTCCGACAGCCAGTCCAGGTCCTGGCCGCCCGCCTCGATCAGGCCGTGCACCAGGGCGTCGCCGTCCATCGTCGCGAAACCCGGGAACGCGCCCTCGCCCTCGGAGGGACCGACGTCGTAACCGGCGTCCCGCATCGCCGCCAGCAGCGCGAGGGCCGACGCGGGCGTGTCCAGGCCCACCGCGTTGCCGATGCGCGCGTGCTTGGTCGGGTAGGCGGTGAGCATCAGCGCGATCCGCTTGTCGCCCTGCGCGAGCGACCGCAGCCGGGCGTGCGCCACGGCGATACCGGCTGCGCGGGATGCCCTTTCGGGGTCGGCGACGTACTGCGTGAGACCGTCGGAGTCGACCTCCTTGAACGAGAACGGCACGGTGATCAGCCGGCCGTCGAACTCCGGGATCGCCACCTGGTTGGCCGCGTCGAGCGGGATCAGGCCCTCGGAGTTCTCCAGCCACCGCTCCCGCGAGGTCAGCGTGCTGATGGCCTGGAGGATCGGCACGTCGAGCGCGGCCAGCGCGCCGATGTCCCAGGTGGAGTCGTCGCCGCCGGCCGAGGCGTTGGCGGGCCGGTTGCCGCCGGCCGCGAGCACCGTCACGAGCAGGGCGTCGGCCTTGCCGAGTTCCGCCAGCAGCTCGTCGTCGGCCGCCCGCAGCGAGGCGCAGAAGATCGGCAGGGCGCGGCCACCGGCGTCTTCCACGGCGGTGCAGAGCGCCTCGACGAACGCGGTGTTCCCCGCCACGTGGTGGGCGCGGTAATAGAGGACGGCGATGGTGGGCCGGGTCTTCTCGTCGTCCACCGTTGTGGGCCGTTCGAGCACACCCCACACCGGCGTGCTGCGCGGGGGCTCGAACCCGAACCCGGTCAGCAGCAGGGTGTCGGTGAGGAAGGCGTGCAGCTCGGCGAGGTTGTCCGGGCCGCCCTCGGCGAGGTAGCCGTGGGCCTGCGTGGCCACCCCGACCGGCACGGTCGAGCGCTGCATCAGGTCGGCGTCGGGCAGCGCCTCACCCGACAGCACCACCACCGGCACACCCTTGGTGAGCAGGGCGTTGAGGCCGTCCTCCCAGGCCCGGGTGCCACCCAGCAGGCGCACCACGGCGACGGCCACCCCGTCCAGAAGACCGTCCAGGTCGTCCACGGAAACCCGGTTCGGGTTCGCCAGGCGGTACGGCACCGTGCTCGCGCGGGCGCTGAGCAGATCGGTGTCGGAGGTGGAAATCAGCAGGACGGTCTGCCGCTGCGTCGACTCCGGAGTCACGTGGTCCTCTTCCTCGCCGTCCGCGCGGCGGGTTGCTGCGGCGTGGCACAGTTTCCTGGCTCGGCGTCCTCGTGACGTCCCGGCCTTCCAGCCCACGTGGGCCGTGACCATCGGTGCTGAAACGTCACTCAGCGCTCACAGTGGCGCGACCGCGCCGGAATCCCACCGGCTTCCTGTCCACCACGCCGTCATCTTGGGGCGGTTGCTTACGGCTCAACAATGCCAGCCGGGCGCGACCCACCCAACCCCTGGCCTACGATCACGAGGTGTTCGTCGTACATGCCTGGTGGTCGCCCGCCCCGAGCGATCCCGCGGACGACGGATCCCTCGTCCTCTGGGCCGAGGACCCCCAGGTGCGCGCGGTGCCCGCGGACCGCACCGGGCGCCGGTCCAAGGTGCGCGAGCATCCGTTCGACATCGACGCCGAGCAGCTCACCGAGGTGCTGGCCGGGATCACCGGGGTGCTGCCGGAGGGCTGGACGGAGGGCACCGCCGACCTGGTGCTGCCCTCGTTCCAGCATGCCCCGGCCGGTTCGCCCGAGTTGCTCGACCTGCGGGCGGGCTGGGCCACCGACCGGGTGGGGGGCGAGTCGGCGAGGCTGTTTCCGGAGGTCAGATGGCGGGTGGTGACGGTCGCGGTGCCCGCGGCGCAGGCCCACGCGGTGCTGGGCGGTCTCGGCAGTTCGTTCGGGGACGCCGCTGTGGCCGGTTCCGACGTCCGTCACCTTCTCGCGTTGCACGCGTTCACGAGCGACCTCATCGGTCGTGGCCGGGTGCTGCCGGTGGCCCTGGAGGCGTCCGAGGGGCACGGCGTGGCGCGGTGGCGCCCGGTGATCACCGGGGCGGACGCGGAATGGTTCCGGCACGCGGTGGCGGCGCTGCCACCGTCGTGGAACGCCGAGGTGCCGGCGGCGAGCAGCGCCGCTGCGGCGGTGGACGCGCTGACCGACGCCGGTGTGCGTGCCCGGCTGGGGTCCGCCGGCACCGGGGCGCTCGGGCTCGCGGGCTGGCGGCAGGCGCTGCACGGTGACGACCCGGTGTTTCCCGCGAACCGGCGCCAGATGCGGGATCTGCTGGCCGGTCTCGGCGAGTGGCAGGCCGAGGCGATCGCCGGTGGCCTGGTGCGCGCGGGGTTCCGGCTGGTGGAGCCCACGGACGACGACCTGACCAGCGTGCTGCGACCGGCCACCGAGGAGCTGCGCCCGGCCGACGAGGCGGCGCTCTGGCGGCTGGATTTCGGCCTGCAAGACGCCGATCAGCCCGGCCTGTTCATCCCCGCCCAGGAGATCTGGGACGCCGAGCTCACCCTCACCCGGCTGCGGCGCAACGCCCCGCGCCCGCAGGAGACCCTGCTGGCCGAGCTCGGCCGGGCGCTGAGGCTGTACCCGGCGCTGCGGGAGGCACTGCTGCGGCCGCAGCCGGTGGAGCTGCTCCTCGACACGGCCGGGGCGCACGCCTTCCTGACCGAGGCCGCCGGGCTGTTGCTCGGAGCGGGTTTCGGGGTGCAGCTGCCCGGCTGGTGGTCGAAACCGCAACGGCTGGGCGCACGTCTGCGCGCGGGCACCCCGGCGCAGCCCGGAAGGGTCGAGGGAACACCGGTCTTCCGGCAGAACGACATCGTGGAGTACGACTGGCGGCTGTCGATCGGCGACCAGCTGCTCAGTGACGACGAGGTCACCGCCCTGATCGAGTCGCAGGAGCCGCTGGTCCGGCTGCGCGGCGAGTGGATCCAGGTGGACCCGGAAAAGTTGCGCAGAGCACGGGCTTTCCTGCGCAGGCAGCGCAAGACCGGCCCGGAGACGATGTCGATCGCCGATGTGCTGTCGGTGATCGGCGCGGGCTCGGAGGGACCCGCCGGTCTGGAGGTCACGGGGGTGGACGCCTCCGGCTGGCTCGCCGACTTCCTGGCCTCCGCCGAGGACCGGTCGCTGCCGGACTTCC contains the following coding sequences:
- a CDS encoding DEAD/DEAH box helicase, with translation MFVVHAWWSPAPSDPADDGSLVLWAEDPQVRAVPADRTGRRSKVREHPFDIDAEQLTEVLAGITGVLPEGWTEGTADLVLPSFQHAPAGSPELLDLRAGWATDRVGGESARLFPEVRWRVVTVAVPAAQAHAVLGGLGSSFGDAAVAGSDVRHLLALHAFTSDLIGRGRVLPVALEASEGHGVARWRPVITGADAEWFRHAVAALPPSWNAEVPAASSAAAAVDALTDAGVRARLGSAGTGALGLAGWRQALHGDDPVFPANRRQMRDLLAGLGEWQAEAIAGGLVRAGFRLVEPTDDDLTSVLRPATEELRPADEAALWRLDFGLQDADQPGLFIPAQEIWDAELTLTRLRRNAPRPQETLLAELGRALRLYPALREALLRPQPVELLLDTAGAHAFLTEAAGLLLGAGFGVQLPGWWSKPQRLGARLRAGTPAQPGRVEGTPVFRQNDIVEYDWRLSIGDQLLSDDEVTALIESQEPLVRLRGEWIQVDPEKLRRARAFLRRQRKTGPETMSIADVLSVIGAGSEGPAGLEVTGVDASGWLADFLASAEDRSLPDFRVPEGFTGALRPYQERGVSWLTFLESVGLGAVLADDMGLGKTVQLLALIAADPPADRGRGDRLVPGPTLLVCPMSLVGNWQREAARFTPSLRVHVQHGADRPSGEAFAEAVAGADLVITTYSLLARDAVTLRKFGWRRIVLDEAQAVKNAATQAATAARSLTADHRIAVTGTPVENRLADLWSLMEFANPRVLGDPADFKKRYALPIERIGSDEAREKLRAVTQPFILRRVKTDKSIISDLPEKLEMEVVCTLTAEQAALYQNVVTDMLARIEQSEGMERRGLVLATMTKLKQVCNHPAQFQRDGSRVAGRSGKLARLEETLDEILASGEKVLLFTQYAEFGEMLRTHLTARFGREVLFLHGGVRKSLRDEMVSRFQTPDGPPVFVLSLKAGGTGLTLTEANHVIHVDRWWNPAVEDQATDRAFRIGQSRTVQVRKFVCAGTLEERIATMIRDKRGLAASIVGTGENWLTELSTSQLRELLTLDDAAVG